Proteins found in one Arthrobacter pascens genomic segment:
- a CDS encoding rhodanese-like domain-containing protein, producing MSDFDTVPVNDVPADALILDVREDYEWVAGHAEGAVHIPLDQLPARLDDLDPDQDLYVICRTGGRSFRAVQWLTGQGYAAINVSGGMDQWLEAGRPLVSDNGLKPLVL from the coding sequence ATGAGCGATTTCGATACCGTGCCAGTCAACGACGTTCCTGCCGACGCCCTGATCCTGGACGTCCGGGAAGACTACGAGTGGGTGGCGGGGCACGCAGAGGGCGCCGTCCACATCCCGCTGGACCAGCTTCCGGCCCGGCTGGACGATCTGGACCCGGACCAGGACCTGTATGTCATCTGCCGGACAGGCGGACGCTCCTTCCGGGCAGTCCAGTGGCTCACGGGCCAGGGCTACGCAGCCATCAATGTGTCCGGCGGCATGGATCAGTGGCTCGAGGCCGGTAGGCCGCTTGTCTCCGACAACGGACTCAAGCCTTTGGTCCTTTAG
- a CDS encoding Type 1 glutamine amidotransferase-like domain-containing protein, whose translation MPAEQPTILATSGGYKPGLRTRLEFDRLAHHAVDLSGVSGRAPRVTHVGTASGDQRWFNAEMDQAARLAGFDFSHLNLFTMPNHADPEAHLLEQDVVWVNGGSVVNLLAVWRAHGLDGILHRAWQRGVVLAGVSAGSICWFQGGTTDSFGPELRAVTNGLGFLPYANGVHYDSEERRRPLVHQLVADGSLGETHCTDDGVGLVYHGTDLVEAVAEVRGKGAYIVTAQNADDGGAAASELRLEPRFLG comes from the coding sequence TTGCCCGCTGAACAGCCCACCATCCTGGCAACCTCCGGAGGCTACAAGCCCGGCCTCCGAACCCGGCTGGAGTTTGACCGGCTGGCGCATCACGCCGTCGACCTTTCCGGCGTCAGCGGCAGGGCACCGCGCGTGACGCACGTGGGCACAGCTTCCGGTGACCAGCGCTGGTTCAATGCCGAGATGGACCAGGCTGCCCGCCTGGCCGGCTTCGACTTCAGCCACCTGAACCTCTTCACGATGCCCAACCATGCGGACCCGGAGGCCCATCTCCTGGAGCAGGACGTTGTATGGGTGAACGGGGGCTCAGTGGTGAACCTGCTGGCGGTGTGGCGTGCGCACGGCCTTGACGGGATCCTCCACCGGGCGTGGCAGCGCGGCGTCGTCCTGGCAGGCGTCTCGGCCGGTTCCATCTGCTGGTTCCAGGGCGGCACCACGGATTCTTTCGGACCGGAACTGCGCGCGGTCACCAACGGCCTGGGTTTCCTGCCGTACGCGAATGGGGTGCATTACGATTCTGAGGAGCGCCGGCGCCCCCTGGTGCATCAGCTCGTGGCCGACGGATCCCTGGGTGAAACCCACTGCACCGACGACGGCGTGGGGCTGGTGTATCACGGCACCGACCTGGTGGAGGCGGTGGCGGAAGTCCGCGGCAAGGGCGCTTACATCGTCACGGCGCAGAACGCGGACGACGGCGGCGCTGCCGCTTCCGAACTGCGCCTGGAGCCGCGCTTCCTTGGCTGA
- a CDS encoding amidase encodes MAEIHELSAVRLRDALQTGELSAREAAAHFLARIESKNRLLGAFVTLTADQAMADARLADERFARLRKGFPEVSPGKQNAEGLAVLHGMPLGFKDLADVAGVVTTHGSAALDHKPALMDGGLVAVLKSAGVISLGKTQVPEFGLTAYSENRIAPPSRNPHAPSRSSGGSSGGSAAAVAAGMLPFAPGTDGGGSVRIPAAACGLVGLKPGRGLVPSGESSGDPARLVVAGPLARSAEDAALMMDALAPPPGANYREAVRHEPDRLRIGLTLDSPLSTTFPFTPEKEALDALLAGSALLEHAGHIVTEAAVRYDNRYPDAFTTAWTAAVGTARISPHREALLAPLTRAFRRRAQQRSAAKLNESLAFLRQFERDTVTQYGQWDLMLMPALAQLPRPVGWFTGAAHGDDRWPASEWAGDADGDYRKQCEYAPWSSMVNVCGLPAITIPVHWTGGRPGEGLPMGIQLVGPLGSELLLLQVAAQLGF; translated from the coding sequence TTGGCTGAGATCCATGAGCTTTCCGCGGTCAGGTTGCGGGATGCACTGCAGACGGGAGAGCTCTCGGCAAGGGAGGCCGCGGCGCATTTCCTGGCAAGGATTGAGTCGAAAAACCGCCTGCTGGGCGCCTTTGTCACACTCACGGCGGACCAGGCCATGGCAGACGCCCGCTTGGCCGATGAGCGTTTTGCCCGGCTCCGGAAGGGGTTCCCGGAGGTATCTCCCGGCAAGCAAAACGCCGAAGGCCTGGCCGTGCTCCATGGAATGCCATTGGGCTTCAAGGACCTGGCGGACGTGGCCGGCGTGGTGACCACGCACGGCAGTGCGGCCCTGGACCACAAACCCGCACTCATGGACGGCGGGCTAGTGGCTGTCCTGAAGTCCGCGGGCGTTATCTCGCTCGGCAAAACCCAGGTTCCGGAGTTCGGGCTGACGGCCTACAGCGAAAACCGCATCGCCCCGCCGTCGCGCAATCCGCATGCCCCCAGCCGGAGTTCCGGAGGTTCCTCAGGAGGCAGCGCTGCCGCGGTGGCCGCGGGAATGCTGCCTTTCGCGCCAGGGACCGACGGCGGCGGTTCGGTACGCATCCCGGCAGCGGCTTGCGGGCTGGTTGGCCTGAAGCCGGGCCGGGGGCTGGTGCCGTCCGGCGAGAGCTCGGGAGATCCCGCGCGGCTGGTGGTCGCAGGACCCCTGGCCCGGAGCGCCGAGGATGCGGCCCTCATGATGGACGCACTGGCGCCACCGCCGGGCGCCAATTACCGCGAGGCGGTCAGACACGAGCCGGACCGGCTGCGGATCGGCCTGACCCTGGACAGCCCGTTGTCCACCACCTTTCCGTTCACGCCGGAGAAGGAGGCGCTGGATGCATTGCTGGCAGGATCAGCACTCCTGGAGCACGCCGGACACATCGTCACGGAGGCGGCCGTCCGCTACGACAACCGCTACCCGGACGCCTTCACCACGGCCTGGACTGCCGCCGTCGGAACTGCCAGGATCAGTCCGCACCGGGAAGCGCTGCTGGCACCCCTCACCCGGGCCTTCAGACGCCGGGCACAGCAGCGCAGCGCCGCAAAACTCAACGAATCGCTGGCGTTCCTGCGGCAGTTCGAGCGCGATACCGTCACCCAGTACGGGCAGTGGGACCTGATGCTGATGCCAGCACTGGCGCAGCTCCCGCGCCCGGTGGGCTGGTTTACCGGCGCCGCCCACGGCGATGACCGCTGGCCGGCGTCAGAGTGGGCAGGGGATGCGGACGGCGACTACCGCAAACAATGTGAGTACGCACCCTGGTCCTCGATGGTGAACGTCTGCGGACTGCCAGCCATCACCATCCCGGTGCACTGGACCGGCGGGCGGCCGGGTGAAGGGCTGCCGATGGGCATCCAGCTGGTGGGACCCCTGGGATCGGAGTTGCTCCTGCTTCAAGTGGCAGCACAGCTCGGTTTCTAG
- a CDS encoding LapA family protein, translated as MSTGQSMPADGAERQPQEQPRVVPPSVTPPPMAQPPKGPMSAGPAPAAVTPTAAPRRVTRAGMVWAAVVAALVLLILLIIFIMQNQDDVAIRYLGLEGTVPLGMALFIASVTGGVLVAIAGAARILQLRANAHRSRLGKPRR; from the coding sequence ATGAGCACAGGCCAGTCGATGCCTGCAGATGGTGCAGAGAGGCAGCCCCAGGAGCAGCCCCGCGTAGTGCCTCCGTCAGTGACGCCGCCCCCAATGGCACAGCCGCCCAAAGGCCCCATGAGCGCCGGGCCTGCCCCGGCCGCAGTAACGCCGACGGCAGCCCCGCGACGGGTGACCCGCGCCGGGATGGTGTGGGCCGCCGTCGTGGCCGCTTTGGTACTCCTCATCCTGCTCATCATCTTCATCATGCAGAACCAGGACGATGTGGCCATCAGGTACCTGGGTCTGGAGGGAACCGTTCCGCTGGGCATGGCTCTGTTTATCGCCAGCGTCACCGGCGGCGTCCTGGTAGCCATCGCCGGTGCGGCCCGGATCCTGCAGCTCCGGGCGAATGCCCACCGGTCGCGGCTAGGGAAACCCCGGCGTTAG
- a CDS encoding aminotransferase class I/II-fold pyridoxal phosphate-dependent enzyme, whose amino-acid sequence MRTDPVPKNGNGTENDAGSPVVRAPSVAITPPSTLTPPDARYLPAAPASPGAPASPAAPPSPAAPPSPAAPEIGTPSRAWRIRADSWEFLGYGLKQLSTGPTGPTGTRQSGLSGQVNRALALLESVELYWAFPGLSILGRLRGLIREAQYQEALELVDGIRARMCRAKSVPELPGPGFSDSADAAVQEAFQITSDRPRFEVLVVDDIPEQDAEALKSDMLAQRRPADAFSYCVNAVPSYEDALVALLLNPDIQACVLRPGFAIRASRPLGSDLKRVVSRHVEGGLERLRPIDRILRLAERIAELRPELDVYLVADVAIEGLAGSLTRRFARIFRREDRLDLHLSLLAGVAARYETPFFTALQEYSRRPASVFHALPISRGGSVGNSPWIRDMADFYGQNLLLAETSATSGGLDSLLDPHGSIKKAQTLAARAFGADKTFFVTNGTSTANKVVHQSIVAPGDIVLVDRNCHKSHHYALMLSGAQVAYLDAYPLDQYSFYGAVPLESIKKMLLDYRRAGRLDDVKMITLTNCTFDGIVYDPERVMEECLAIKPDLVFLWDEAWFAFAAFHPVYRRRTAMAAAAKLEAQLRDPDFILRHERQARELWDRETGEPAADDAWLRTRLIPDPAKVRLRVYATQSTHKTLTSLRQGSMIHVFDQDFEQLNGEAFREAYMTHTSTSPNYQILASLDIGRRQAELEGFALVQKQADLAVSIGQAVARNPLLKKYFRILGARQLVPEQFRETDCSMPLSQGLSAFDEVWRRDEFVVDPSRLTLDIGLTGIDGDTFKHDHLMDKYGIQVNKTSRNSVLFMTNIGTSRSAVAYLVEVLVKLAESFETEKRTLGPRGLRALEARIAILSTAPPALPDFSRFARRFRGGTTPDGHLRAAYFETYKEGATEYVEPAELAARVESGQEVVSAGFVTPYPPGFPILVPGQVITGNALAFMAALDTREVHGFDPGLGYRVFTTDWLSSDS is encoded by the coding sequence ATGAGAACCGACCCAGTGCCGAAAAACGGTAACGGTACAGAGAACGACGCCGGGTCCCCGGTCGTGCGGGCACCGTCGGTGGCGATCACGCCACCATCAACGCTGACGCCTCCGGATGCCCGCTATTTGCCGGCAGCCCCGGCCTCGCCGGGGGCACCGGCCTCGCCGGCAGCCCCGCCCTCGCCTGCAGCCCCGCCTTCGCCTGCAGCCCCGGAGATCGGAACCCCAAGCCGGGCCTGGCGGATCCGCGCGGATTCTTGGGAATTCCTGGGTTATGGGCTGAAGCAACTGTCCACCGGACCCACGGGCCCTACAGGCACACGGCAGTCCGGGTTGTCGGGGCAGGTCAACAGGGCGCTGGCACTTCTCGAATCCGTAGAGCTCTATTGGGCCTTCCCAGGGCTTTCCATCCTGGGGCGCCTGCGCGGTCTCATCCGGGAGGCGCAGTACCAGGAAGCACTGGAGCTGGTGGACGGAATCAGGGCCCGGATGTGCCGCGCAAAGTCCGTTCCTGAACTGCCCGGACCGGGCTTTTCGGATTCCGCCGACGCCGCGGTCCAAGAAGCATTCCAAATCACCTCGGACCGGCCCCGTTTTGAAGTCCTGGTGGTTGACGACATTCCCGAACAGGATGCGGAGGCGCTCAAAAGCGACATGCTGGCCCAGCGGCGTCCCGCTGATGCGTTCAGCTATTGCGTAAACGCGGTTCCTTCCTATGAGGATGCACTAGTGGCACTGCTGCTAAATCCGGACATCCAGGCCTGTGTCCTGCGGCCCGGATTCGCAATCAGGGCTTCCCGGCCGCTGGGCTCGGACCTGAAAAGGGTGGTGTCCCGGCACGTGGAGGGCGGCCTGGAGCGGCTGCGTCCCATCGACCGGATCCTGAGGCTGGCCGAACGGATCGCAGAACTCCGGCCGGAGCTGGACGTGTACCTCGTGGCGGACGTTGCCATTGAAGGACTCGCTGGTTCACTGACCCGCAGGTTTGCCCGGATCTTCCGCCGCGAGGATCGGCTGGACCTGCATCTGTCCCTGCTCGCCGGCGTGGCGGCCCGCTACGAAACGCCTTTCTTCACGGCACTGCAGGAATACAGCCGGAGGCCGGCCAGCGTCTTCCACGCACTGCCGATTTCCCGCGGCGGTTCTGTGGGGAACTCTCCGTGGATCCGGGACATGGCTGATTTCTACGGCCAGAACCTGCTGCTCGCGGAGACCTCAGCAACGTCAGGCGGGCTGGATTCCCTGCTTGATCCGCACGGCTCCATCAAGAAGGCACAGACCCTCGCGGCGCGGGCGTTCGGGGCGGACAAGACGTTCTTCGTCACCAACGGCACGTCAACGGCCAACAAGGTGGTGCACCAGTCGATTGTGGCTCCAGGCGACATCGTGCTGGTGGACCGGAACTGCCACAAGTCCCACCACTATGCGCTGATGCTGTCTGGTGCGCAGGTGGCCTACCTGGACGCCTACCCACTGGACCAGTACTCCTTCTACGGCGCCGTGCCACTGGAGAGCATCAAGAAAATGCTGCTGGACTACCGGCGGGCCGGCCGGCTGGACGACGTCAAGATGATCACGCTGACTAACTGCACGTTCGATGGCATCGTCTATGACCCCGAACGGGTCATGGAGGAATGCCTGGCGATCAAGCCGGACCTCGTCTTCCTCTGGGATGAGGCCTGGTTCGCTTTCGCCGCGTTCCATCCGGTGTACCGGCGGCGGACGGCCATGGCGGCGGCCGCCAAGCTCGAGGCGCAGTTGCGGGATCCTGATTTCATCCTTCGCCACGAAAGACAGGCCCGGGAGCTGTGGGACCGGGAAACCGGTGAACCGGCGGCCGACGATGCCTGGCTGCGGACCAGGCTCATTCCGGATCCGGCCAAGGTCCGGCTGCGGGTCTATGCCACGCAGTCAACCCATAAAACACTGACGTCGCTGCGTCAGGGGTCCATGATCCACGTGTTCGACCAGGACTTCGAGCAGCTCAACGGTGAGGCCTTCCGCGAGGCCTACATGACCCATACCTCCACGTCGCCGAACTACCAGATCCTCGCCTCCCTGGACATCGGCCGGCGGCAGGCGGAGCTGGAAGGTTTTGCATTGGTGCAGAAGCAGGCAGATTTGGCCGTCAGTATTGGCCAGGCGGTGGCACGCAACCCGCTGCTGAAGAAGTATTTCCGGATCCTGGGCGCCAGGCAGCTTGTGCCGGAGCAATTCAGGGAAACAGACTGCTCCATGCCGCTTAGCCAAGGGCTGTCTGCTTTTGACGAGGTCTGGCGGCGGGACGAGTTTGTGGTTGATCCGAGCCGGCTCACGCTGGACATCGGCCTCACCGGAATTGACGGTGACACCTTCAAGCACGACCACCTCATGGACAAGTACGGCATCCAGGTCAACAAGACGTCGCGGAACAGCGTCCTGTTCATGACCAACATCGGCACGTCCCGCAGCGCGGTGGCGTACCTGGTTGAGGTGCTGGTGAAACTGGCTGAATCGTTTGAGACGGAGAAGCGGACGCTGGGACCGCGTGGGCTCAGGGCGCTTGAGGCCCGGATCGCAATCCTGAGCACTGCCCCGCCGGCCCTTCCCGACTTTAGCCGTTTCGCCCGCCGCTTCCGCGGTGGCACCACCCCCGATGGCCACCTCCGGGCAGCCTACTTCGAGACGTACAAGGAGGGCGCCACCGAGTATGTGGAACCCGCCGAGCTTGCCGCGCGGGTGGAATCAGGCCAAGAGGTTGTTTCGGCGGGCTTCGTGACGCCGTACCCGCCGGGATTTCCCATCCTGGTGCCGGGTCAAGTGATCACGGGCAATGCGCTGGCCTTTATGGCTGCCCTGGACACCAGGGAGGTCCATGGCTTCGACCCCGGCCTGGGCTACCGGGTGTTTACCACAGACTGGCTCTCGTCAGACTCCTAA
- a CDS encoding amino acid permease — protein MDTADVLENGRELLGDRAAAAQDFSSEEAGYHKTLTPRQIQMIAIGGAIGTGLFMGAGGRLNGSGPALVLVYAVCGFFAFLILRALGELVLYRPSSGSFVSYAREFYGEKLAHTAGWLYFLNWAMTSIVDVTAVALYVKFWARHWELVRDLPQWTIALMALVVVLGLNLVSVKVFGEMEYWFALTKVTALIVFLIVGVSFIVLGGKTDLGTPGIGVLVDNGGAFPTGAVAPLLAISGVVFAYAAIELVGTAAGETANPEKVMPKAVNTVVARIAIFYIGSVLLLSLLLPFTAYKAGESPFVTFFSYLGSPESAAVSASVMNFVVLTAALSSLNAGLYSTGRILRSMAVNGSAPAFTARISRSGVPYGGILLTAVVTLLGVGLNALAPSRVFEIVLEISAVGIIGGWATIMLCHIKLQMWVRQGRAARPSFRLFGAPFTSYLTLAFLAFVLITMAFSETGRWVLLSSLALVPLLGLGWYGTRGRRAEAARAAGKA, from the coding sequence ATGGACACTGCAGATGTCCTGGAAAACGGCCGGGAGCTGCTGGGCGACAGGGCTGCGGCCGCGCAGGATTTCTCCAGCGAAGAAGCCGGATACCACAAGACCCTCACACCCCGGCAGATCCAGATGATCGCGATCGGCGGAGCGATTGGCACTGGCCTGTTCATGGGCGCCGGCGGCCGGCTGAACGGGTCCGGCCCTGCCTTGGTGCTGGTGTACGCCGTCTGTGGCTTTTTCGCCTTCCTCATTCTGCGCGCCCTTGGAGAGCTGGTGCTTTATCGCCCGTCATCGGGCTCCTTTGTGTCCTACGCCAGGGAGTTCTACGGCGAAAAGCTGGCGCATACAGCCGGCTGGCTCTATTTCCTCAACTGGGCCATGACCTCCATCGTGGACGTCACCGCCGTCGCTCTTTACGTGAAATTCTGGGCGCGGCACTGGGAGCTGGTGCGGGACCTGCCGCAGTGGACCATCGCGCTGATGGCACTGGTGGTGGTGCTGGGACTGAACCTTGTCTCCGTGAAGGTGTTCGGCGAGATGGAATACTGGTTCGCCCTGACCAAGGTGACGGCGCTGATCGTGTTCCTCATTGTGGGCGTGAGCTTCATCGTCCTGGGTGGCAAAACGGATTTAGGAACACCAGGAATCGGCGTCCTGGTGGACAACGGCGGCGCGTTTCCCACCGGCGCCGTGGCGCCGCTGCTTGCCATCAGCGGGGTGGTGTTTGCCTACGCCGCAATCGAGCTGGTGGGCACCGCCGCCGGTGAAACCGCCAATCCGGAGAAAGTCATGCCCAAGGCAGTGAACACCGTTGTGGCCCGCATTGCCATTTTCTACATCGGCTCGGTGTTGCTGCTGTCGCTGCTCCTTCCCTTCACGGCCTACAAGGCCGGCGAATCCCCGTTCGTCACCTTTTTCTCGTACCTGGGCTCGCCCGAATCAGCAGCCGTCTCGGCGTCCGTGATGAACTTCGTGGTGCTCACGGCCGCGCTGTCCAGCCTGAACGCCGGGCTCTACTCCACCGGGCGCATCCTCCGGTCCATGGCCGTCAACGGCTCTGCGCCGGCTTTCACTGCCCGGATCAGCCGGAGCGGGGTGCCGTACGGCGGGATCCTGCTCACCGCCGTCGTCACCCTGCTGGGGGTTGGACTCAATGCCCTGGCGCCCTCCCGAGTGTTCGAAATCGTATTGGAGATCTCCGCCGTGGGCATCATCGGCGGATGGGCCACCATCATGCTCTGCCACATTAAACTGCAGATGTGGGTCCGGCAGGGCCGGGCGGCCCGCCCGTCGTTCAGGCTTTTCGGCGCGCCGTTCACGTCCTACCTGACTCTGGCATTCCTCGCCTTCGTCCTGATCACCATGGCGTTTTCCGAAACAGGGCGCTGGGTGCTGCTGTCCTCGCTGGCCCTCGTTCCACTGCTCGGCCTGGGCTGGTACGGCACACGCGGCCGCCGCGCTGAGGCAGCACGGGCGGCTGGGAAAGCATGA
- a CDS encoding PucR family transcriptional regulator, whose translation MRPEEQAGDAVRVTLSDILEDIGVDNARLLMAPGPENEHVRETVIVDPEDGAAVEPGSLVFLVGARGRAALPKVRTLLAGQPVAIAIKGSELELAAVREVMNGTGTGLIAVAGGVRWDQLEGIAVDRLRESLPSGDTSTLMQRDLFGIAQTTATLTHGHVVIEDTANRVLAYSPASNDVDELRRLSILARRGPERYQKLLKESGVYKHLQAGEVPIHIPANPEEGLRERVAIAIFAGRRILGYIWLQEGTQGLAANTDRIMVGSARHAAIELVRHRNEQSQSMRRDRVSSLLSGTAQIHSQAQSAGLDPSRPAALVLVSSGSVHQSAPGLQLQRGELANLVSIHAAAYRPGAVVGSLGLETAIILPDLDPVKSPAAISRLVNVIVRDAGAHLDLQVQAAIGPVVDRLDKLHTSLEHVRNVLTVLSTDPQRRVASFSDVETTVLVTELLDLVGSRQELRHKGITELCERHPEFATTLLAYLESFGDVNRCAEDLVIHRNTVHYRLRRSCEVAGIDLQDPGQRLLAHLQIRLWTRSGKN comes from the coding sequence GTGAGGCCTGAAGAGCAAGCCGGCGACGCCGTCCGTGTCACGCTCAGCGACATCCTGGAGGACATCGGCGTCGACAATGCCAGGCTGCTGATGGCTCCGGGGCCGGAGAACGAACATGTCCGCGAAACGGTGATCGTTGACCCGGAGGACGGCGCCGCCGTGGAGCCCGGGTCCTTGGTATTCCTGGTGGGGGCGCGTGGCCGGGCGGCACTGCCCAAAGTCCGGACCTTGCTGGCCGGCCAACCCGTGGCCATTGCCATCAAAGGTTCGGAGCTGGAGCTGGCGGCCGTCCGTGAGGTCATGAACGGCACCGGGACCGGGCTCATTGCCGTTGCCGGGGGCGTGCGGTGGGACCAGCTCGAAGGGATCGCGGTAGATCGCCTCCGTGAATCGCTCCCCTCCGGCGATACGTCCACGCTGATGCAGCGTGACCTTTTTGGCATCGCCCAGACCACCGCCACCCTCACCCACGGCCATGTGGTGATCGAGGATACAGCCAACAGGGTGCTGGCGTACTCCCCTGCGTCCAACGACGTCGACGAGCTGCGCCGGTTGTCAATTCTGGCGCGTCGGGGGCCGGAGCGCTACCAGAAACTGCTCAAGGAATCCGGCGTGTACAAGCACCTGCAGGCTGGTGAGGTTCCCATCCATATCCCGGCCAACCCGGAGGAAGGGCTCCGCGAGCGGGTGGCCATCGCCATCTTCGCCGGCCGCAGGATCCTTGGTTACATCTGGCTACAGGAGGGGACGCAAGGCCTTGCAGCCAACACGGACAGGATCATGGTTGGTTCTGCGCGGCATGCAGCCATCGAACTGGTGCGCCACCGCAACGAACAGTCGCAGTCCATGCGCCGGGACCGGGTTTCGAGCCTGCTCAGCGGCACGGCCCAGATCCATTCCCAGGCGCAGTCCGCCGGACTGGATCCTTCCAGGCCGGCCGCGCTGGTGCTGGTCTCCTCCGGCAGCGTGCACCAGTCCGCGCCGGGCCTCCAGCTCCAGCGCGGCGAGCTGGCCAACCTGGTGTCCATCCATGCCGCCGCCTACCGGCCCGGCGCGGTAGTCGGGTCTCTCGGCCTGGAGACAGCCATCATCCTGCCGGACCTGGATCCGGTGAAGTCCCCGGCCGCCATCAGCAGGCTGGTGAACGTCATTGTCCGCGACGCCGGAGCGCACCTGGACCTGCAGGTGCAGGCCGCCATCGGACCGGTGGTGGACCGTTTAGATAAGCTCCATACGTCGCTGGAACACGTGAGAAACGTGCTGACAGTACTCAGCACGGACCCGCAGCGGCGCGTGGCCTCGTTCAGTGACGTGGAGACCACGGTGCTGGTCACTGAACTGCTCGATCTGGTGGGATCCCGTCAGGAGCTCCGCCACAAGGGCATCACGGAGCTCTGCGAGCGGCACCCGGAATTCGCCACAACGCTGCTGGCCTACCTGGAGTCGTTCGGTGACGTCAACCGGTGCGCCGAGGACCTGGTGATCCACCGCAACACCGTGCACTACCGTCTGCGCAGATCCTGCGAGGTAGCAGGGATCGACCTTCAGGATCCGGGACAACGGCTGTTGGCGCACCTGCAGATCCGGCTGTGGACCAGGTCCGGCAAAAACTGA
- a CDS encoding glutaminase, whose protein sequence is MDIQNLLDDIVGSIRPRLGQGEVASYIPQLGAVDAGQFGISVATGDGEVYAAGDAAVPFSIQSISKVFALALVLAGDGDGIWKRVFREPSGNPFNSLVQLELEDGIPRNPFINAGALVVTDRLLSITGDACGAVLNLLRQESGNSGIGIDAVVAESEARNSNRNAALAHFLASCGNLENPVQDVLDNYILQCSLEMSCTDLAVASRFLASNGVRVDGTALLSSPQTKRINAVMLTCGTYDAAGEFAYRVGLPGKSGVGGGIIAVVPNNCTVSVWSPGLGKSGNSVAGVAALDEFTTRTGLSIF, encoded by the coding sequence ATGGACATCCAGAACCTCCTCGACGACATCGTCGGATCCATCAGACCCCGTCTGGGGCAAGGCGAAGTGGCCAGTTACATCCCCCAGTTGGGGGCAGTGGATGCCGGCCAGTTCGGCATTTCCGTTGCCACCGGGGACGGTGAGGTCTACGCCGCCGGCGACGCCGCCGTTCCTTTCTCCATCCAGAGCATCTCCAAGGTGTTCGCGCTGGCCCTGGTCCTGGCCGGGGACGGAGATGGCATTTGGAAGCGTGTCTTCCGCGAGCCCTCCGGCAACCCGTTCAACTCCCTGGTCCAGCTGGAACTTGAGGACGGTATTCCTCGGAATCCCTTCATCAATGCGGGCGCCTTAGTGGTCACCGACAGGCTCCTAAGCATTACCGGCGATGCCTGCGGAGCAGTCCTTAACCTGCTCCGCCAAGAAAGCGGCAACAGCGGGATCGGGATTGACGCCGTCGTGGCCGAATCCGAAGCGCGGAACAGCAACCGGAATGCCGCCCTTGCGCACTTCCTGGCCAGTTGCGGCAACCTGGAGAATCCAGTGCAGGACGTGCTGGACAACTACATCCTGCAGTGCTCGTTGGAAATGAGCTGCACGGACCTTGCCGTGGCCAGCCGCTTCCTTGCCAGCAACGGCGTGCGGGTTGACGGCACGGCCCTGCTCTCCTCACCGCAGACAAAGCGGATCAACGCCGTCATGCTGACCTGCGGCACCTATGACGCCGCAGGAGAATTCGCCTACAGAGTGGGCCTGCCCGGCAAGAGCGGAGTGGGCGGGGGAATCATCGCCGTGGTACCCAACAACTGCACCGTCTCCGTCTGGAGCCCCGGCCTGGGAAAATCCGGAAATTCCGTGGCAGGCGTTGCTGCACTGGACGAATTCACCACCAGGACCGGGCTGTCCATCTTCTGA
- a CDS encoding DUF4190 domain-containing protein: protein MTDQPNKRPDPQDSGQQNSGEQGAGGQDSGGQGSGNSPAGYQPPQFVPPQGSDIPAPPSRDQSQPGQQPAGESQYGQPGEQYGPPYGQPSSPYGQPAGGYAQPPSPYGQAPGPYGQPYYGMPAEPKGLSIASMVCGIASVILGWFLLPQVAAIVTGHLALRREPSGKGMSITGLVLGYLCLLGYGAFWVFVIVAAAMYGTGSGYSY, encoded by the coding sequence ATGACTGACCAGCCGAACAAACGCCCTGACCCGCAGGATTCCGGCCAGCAGAATTCTGGCGAACAGGGTGCCGGCGGGCAGGATTCTGGCGGGCAGGGTTCTGGGAACTCGCCTGCGGGTTACCAGCCTCCGCAATTTGTTCCGCCGCAGGGATCCGACATCCCGGCTCCACCGTCCCGCGATCAAAGCCAGCCCGGGCAGCAGCCCGCTGGCGAGAGCCAATACGGCCAACCGGGCGAGCAGTATGGCCCGCCCTACGGCCAGCCCAGCAGCCCCTATGGACAACCTGCCGGAGGGTACGCCCAGCCTCCCAGCCCCTACGGACAGGCTCCGGGTCCCTACGGTCAGCCGTACTACGGCATGCCGGCAGAGCCCAAAGGCCTGAGCATCGCCAGCATGGTGTGCGGCATCGCTTCCGTGATACTCGGATGGTTCCTCCTCCCGCAGGTCGCCGCGATTGTCACCGGCCATCTGGCCTTGCGGCGGGAACCGTCGGGCAAGGGCATGTCCATCACCGGCCTGGTATTGGGTTACCTTTGCCTGCTCGGCTACGGTGCCTTTTGGGTTTTTGTGATCGTCGCAGCAGCAATGTACGGAACCGGCTCCGGTTACTCGTACTAG